One Nicotiana tomentosiformis chromosome 1, ASM39032v3, whole genome shotgun sequence genomic window, gaaccacaaccttgatcctccacTTCTAATTCCCATGCTTCTCATTACACCTATCATAccgctacgcgagagtacaagaattcattaTAACCCTTGAACAACTAGTAGAATAAGCACTCCATTGGCTAGGAACccttcacttaactcatttcagaagaaccattacAACACGCAACTGAATCCACATAActacagaaaatacaaacctcaagtcgtggtatAAACCGTCATAACTCTTTGGGGATCCATTTACATATAACAAGGCcattagaatcaaatacctccaaaatcaatcaaattatggtggttgtcaagcccgcacgtataatcaccaaccacctgtataacttaacgcgccaaaggaactaatcattgccacaatcatgttgattcaaaccattaccaaccgacccAACTTACTCTAATTTACTCTTGACctaccttagaaataataatagctccattcaaaaacataacaaaactcgatcaacactcatcccgaatgacccaaatcacgagatcACATTGTCTCAATACCCACTGCAAAAACtcaatccttaaccacacaacggacccaaaatccttaggcatCACGCTTACATCCTTGAACCTATTAGatccattattgagagtcacccactctgacctgatcccgagtataatcaaactccaacactctattagcacatgaacactcccgaAGAAGAAATCGaatgaattattttccttgtacatcacctcCACAAGAagtataaactctgagtcttcccaaaacctgcacattaatcgataaggccaaatatagcacacattcatcaagttctttgctagaattacccctgatgttttcttttttagtcataaataatgcactgataaccagaaaccgcataaGCAGACAACCATATGATCCAATCAggcggtgggctcccccacttagctttaagctacaagcATATAAATCTAGAATCCACAAATATTACCCCTTCCCAAGTGCTATGATCTCTCACCATTAAATCGCCAAACCTCTCGAAATATCTTGTTAAACGCTTCCTAAAACTTCCCAAATCATTAGCCATAATTGACTATTCGACCTCCCgttgggtagtaagtagaactcctcgtagaagcttcatcagaAATCACGCAACTGttgacctgctcacaggagataactcacctgtggaatttccataccgacatctttcCACGACGTTGCACTGGGTATaactactacgaaatcagtaaatcCTCCTGAGTCCATGCTCGTCCACCGGCTATACAAGTCTGtccattccccattgacatcaactgaaagtctgaCATTACattccaaactcaaagtcatgttgcatcaaaaacaataatcaagttttcacacccctctttatttcaagcaaactcttttCTGCCGTACTCAATATTCTTCAATACAGTAGCCACCATTCAAAAtaaagtccgtagacctagtcactttttaccatgattcccaaatcgctctatactttctcaaggcacgtggCTATCCTGCCACAGAATCCatacgctactctgccactcccacttcaattaaactatctcctttaagcaacctctcgacctctgcttttcatacttgacctgctaacaattcaaccaccacgagacacctcccaccatgtccttcctcattcttaGATGCCCAATtactgcctcaaatcaaaatcaatatatGTAGCACCTGAACTGATAAATTTGCTActaactctaagcctcctcgaagatcatctttctcgagccatcagcaTTAGAAACACTGATTCGATTCTAAAACCGCTACACACTACCATATCTAACAATGATTCTCagacaccatttcacaacactatgccccgaaggcaaatcaagaagaccataacaccggcgagccttaatgcgttcaacaAGGAAGATGACACCATATCATAATTAAGagttccaccatgctcaaaaatatcaagttcCGTTACCCCCAATCAACCGaatcctgaacatccatagtccgattgtctttcctccgctggaattaaatgccgaacctctaaaccatgtaCTGCGAAATCCTCCTTTTGAGTCATTCACTACCTAGACACATAAACAagtaccctaccattacaccaacattatgtgataacaatgcatgaacatcataataatttgtgcatagcctcgaaaccataggaaatacagatACTAGGCTAAAATGGCAGAACACCCTTCCACAAGGCGGCGATAATAGCCTtctcgaatacgcagggagaaacatcctgcaccacatctatagtaccactacaactcctcgatgcccaattgataacaagcgctccacgtcacataagattgagtaggaaggaaatgaaggcataagctctAATGGAATCAAACCACACGaagaggaatcaaaaagggaagtgctcctaacagccatgtagcttctcgaagataagtacagacatctcagtaccgatccgcaagactctactagacttgctcatgacttgtgagacccaagtgaacctagagctctgataccaagaagtcacgacccaaaacccactataggtcgcGATGGCGCCAACGTCGCCGCCGTTAGGCAAACCAACGGTGAACTaacaacttaattatttattttattttttttgaaatcataattgtAATTAAGTAAGGAGGTTTACACCTCTAAAATTACGGGTACGTACATAACTAGTAGTCTGAAAAAGGAAATGAAAGGTGATAATAATATACAAATCCATAGtcatcaactagaatatcccaaaactcgatgtcacaagtgcatgagtatttactaagGATTACACTagtaatacaatatctgtctggagtgtaaataagacaggataaaataagtaatacgatggagactctgtgggctgcgatacgtagcctggaatttgcagctcaccataaagtcccttcagcagctgcgcctatgcgccaaggtgaccaccaaataaacctgccagatcatgcacatttagtgcagaagtacagcatgagtatgtaaatcaacacgtacccagtaagtatctagcctaaccccatagaagtagtgacgaggggtcaacatcgacacttactagagttccaataaagcaatataataaattataagcagatatgaagcacacagcAATAATGggataaatctgtaagttacataatcttccaaaaatttcttttaaaggtatgaatttctcagtcttgtattctacctcaacaactcagatgtatcaagtaccAGTATCAAAcgaataagaaataccatataaaatgtcacGCAttagtggaaggataatctcgttaATATTCGGACTGCCAGTGAAATAACGCACGATTATACTGAGGTTGTTCGACATGATCTAGAATAatatgtacattgccgagggtcgagaaAGACaagccatagatgcatctattatactgtcgagacattcagcccgctccataagaaaggaaggAAATTACCAAATTACGaaacacgtgcttacaatacagtacatgagcacaaagtgaatttaacctttactgtttctcaaataactttccaataactcaaggtgataaggctcggcctaatatatacatatatttctaaatcaattcaattaattaagcaagcagaataagttcaaataattcaaatattacatgataaagtcctaagtctacccagacataaacatgctttagctacgtacggactcaagtcacctcatgcgtacgtagcacccacaaccagtagcacataacaattacatcacgtggggggtaatttcccccttacaaggttagacacgggacttacctcgctctaaagttCCATAACTGactccaacacctctctaacacctcgaaTCAAAGCCAAACGTTCTAAAACttgtcaaacaacgtgcaaattaaaatatactccaatcgcgatcgcgaataatAAGTTGCCCAACTCctccagatagcctctagtataatggtaataacgttttgtacaaaactccaaatgacaaatgatttGCCTTTTTGCAAAACTAGACACTaatggctacaactttcatttttagatcatctccaaatttcttatagattgaaAGATATAAGATTCCAAATTCAGCCCTCTAcagcagaaatttcttcttcacgaacgcgaatttgcctccgcgaacgcgattcacatacccctttctccatttttctcttcgcaaacgcgatccAATGTctgtgatcgcgatgcacactactatagccaaaaaccagcaattaaaaatggcctagaaatggtctgaaactcacctgaacccCTCGGAATCCCATACGAACATATCAgcaagtcccaaaatatgacacgaccctgctcgaggcctcagatcacaccaaacaacatccaaactgCAAATCGACAATCAAAGCCTTCTTTTAAATTTCAAACATCCAAACTTCAATGAACGcatccgaatcatacttaaacactctggaatgacgccaaactttacgtacaagttatAAATAACGATACTAACCTATTTCAAGGCTCAtaaccccaaacagacatcgataacaccaaaattcacttcaaatcaaactttagaattcttaaacttttaaaccaactttccataatagacGCCGAAATACTCTCGGGccacccgaacatacgcccaagtccgaaatcatcatacgaacctattggaaccttcaattctgattccagggtcgtttactcaaatgtGAAACCtcagtcaatttttccaacttaaagcttccaaaattagaattttccatccaaatcaactctgaactttccaaaattcgattccgactacgcgtacaagtcataaaacatgaagtgaaactactcaaggtctcaaactgccgaacgacatactatagctcaaaacgaccggtcaggtcattacatatATGGCTCATCAAAGTGATGTatcaaaatatcatatttaatatAAAATGCAGATATCTGCAATAAGAGATTCCCATTCCTCTTTCCTTAACTTTTGCAACCTTTCTTTGCTACTTTAACAAGTAGCATGGTGTTTGCAATGTCTTGCTCTCTTTTTTTTGTAAACATTTATTGAGCTTATTTGTGATTGCTAAAATATCTCTCATCAAATGCAACATGAATTCAATCTCAAATGTTTGACAAGCCCTGAGATATTCTATTGCCATGGCTCTTTCATCTGTAGAATGTGCATCAAGAACAAGCGATTCAAGAACATTAAGAATAGAGCCAAATATAAGaataatattattaaaaaatttaaagtgaGATCCCCGACGAGTATCACATGCTCTTGAAAGACCAAGTTCTTGATTCAAGCCCCTACTGGTTGTAAGCTCACCCATATCTAATGCCTCTTGAATTATTTCTTTTTGAGATTCTCGTAATTCATCCATACGCTTTAAATAATATCCCAATGTATTCAAAATATTTGAAATCAATACTACAAGTTCTCCCACTTGAAGAGATTTCTTAGAAAATACAACAAGGGTAACTTGAAGTTGATGAGTAAAAGCATGAATGTGATGAGCCGATCTACTTTCTCGCTTAATCAATATTTTAAGACCATTAATCTCACCTTGCATATTTCTTGCCCCATCGTAACATTATCCACGTACATATGATAGACTTAAGGAGTGTTGGCCATGTAACTTAACAATTGCACTCTTCAGAGATGAAACACTAGTATTTTGAACATGAACAACATCAATAAATTGCTCCATCACAAATCTCATTCTATCAACATACCGTAAGATAATTATCATTTTCTCCTTGCGTGACACATCAAAAGATTCATCAACTAGCAAGGCAAAGTAATCACCATTTAGCTCCTCGATGATAGATTTAGTTATTTCTATCTTATATGTTGTAACAATGTATTTTTGAATCATTGGAGAAGTCATTTGATCATTTTGATGAGCATGTTCCAGTATAAAATCATGAATATTATTACACATTTTTGCATACCATAAGAGAGTTTGAAGAAAATTACTCCTACTAAGTGATGACTTAAATTCTTCATGACCTCAAAGTGCTAACCCTTGAGTTATAAGAAGTCTTACTATATTAACTGAAGCAGTTAAGCGGACCAaatactcatgcttaaattgatTAAATTATCTCTCTAATGAAGATTGAATAGACTGTTATTGTCGCAAATCTTGACCTTTTTGTTTTAACCGATTGTGAATGCTACTTGACCCACCAATATGTTTATCAAAACCTTTCTTTTTATGCCAACTCTTAAACCTTGTACTTTAAAATGCATCACCTCTACCTTGATGAATATTATTATCTTTAAGTAGatacagaggcggatccaggatttaaacctTATGGGTTCagcttttaaaatttttagtattgaactcattatatttttaaagttatgggttcatatctactatttttgtaattttaataaatttttacatgtAAATTTTTACTCAGcgtcaaaagttatgggttcaattgaacccgttaGTAATACGCTAGGTACGCCCCTGAGTAGATAACAATATAAACAATAGTTTGCATCTTTACTTACACTATACTCCAACAAATCATGATAATCATCATCAAACCATTTAGGATTAAATCGATGCATTGATCCAGAAAAATTAATTTTAGGAAAGTTATGAAGTCGAGGTTGACAAGAACCTTGTCGAATGTATTCTCTTCTAATAACATCACGATAATTTGGATGGGAGTTTAAGATTTGAGTTCTTTTCCCCGGGTCAAACTTTAAAGAATTCAAATCACATTCATGAGAAGATGGTACTTCTGAATGGTTAATATTCTCTTCCTGGATAGGTTATATGAGAAGCCAAATTTGATTTTGGTGCTTTGATAAAATACCTCTTCACTGAGTTTTGAGACTGAATTATAAAGTAGGAATGTAATTAGAAAAATTGTTATACAAATATTGTATTGAACTAAGCTTAAAGAAGGGTTAGCTTCAACATAAACTAAATAAAATACAAATTCATAAAAGGATTCAACTAGAAGTAAACATTGTTCCAAGACTCAATTTTCTTTAGTTTAATATCATCTTAATTTTTTTTAGTCTAATGTCATCTTAGTTTTATTTAGTTTAGACAAAATTTTATTAGTCTAGTATTTCAATGGGACATATCACTAAGTGCACCTCTAAAATTGCATTTTGAACTTCTTCTCACTAAAAGTAACACTTACTTTTTCAATACAATTATAAAGGTACTAGCTTTGACACATATTAGATTATTAATTTGATGTGTTAGGAAACTTATTTTAGTTGTAACTATATTATGTCTTAATTTCTTTAAGTAATTCACGTGAACTAATTCTAACCCAATGCTTGAAACTTGTTGTTTCGAGTATTGAGCCTATGGCTTATGATGAAGCAGCTAGGAGATTATATGGTGCTGATGCTTATCTTAATTTGCCACATATGAGAACTAATTTCAATCCATTAAAAAAATCACAAAAGTTCAAATGGTTTTCTTCAAACAACTTTGTTTCATCATTCCCTAATAATACTACTGGCTTGCTCAACTTAAATGCTCAGCCTAATGTTTATGTAATTCACCATAAACTTTAAGAACTCAAGAAAATAGAGGCATCATCTTCAAGTTCATCAACCAGTGATCCCAAGAATGAGATACAAAACTTCAGTAAACAATCCCGTTTGACAATTCCACAAGTTAAGGAGAAGGAAGTTGAATTTTCATCACAAAATAAATCAGTAGTTCAAGAAAAGCCTCAGATTGATCTGAATGAATTTCTTCAACAACTTGGAATACGGAAAATATATGATTATAAGGCAGATAAAAGTCAGGATCATAGCATTAGCTGTTTTATAGAGTCAGAAGTTTCATTGAAATATGACAGTTCAGTTGCTAATTTCTTTGCTGATGCAAGTTACAATTAGGACACATTGAGTGCAATATCAGAGAATTTGATGGTGCCAAAACTTTAAGAGCCATTCTCAATAACATCACTGATGCAATAAGAACAACAAATATctataaagaagcttttaatctCCTTGATCGAGTTAAAGTATCTCAATTCTATAAAAACAATCAGCAATTATTTTTCATAAGTTTATAAAAGCAAATGCActagaaaactcaataatttaTAGTACTAAAGTCTACAAAATCAAGAATCAACAAACAACAAACAAGAGTCATTAACCTAAATTAAGAATCAATATTCATTAATAAACACAAATAAATTTCTGAAAAAAGGTTAGGAAGAGAGAGGAACTTACCTGGGAAGCCACGACGGAAGAAACGTCGGCGATCGGCAATCGGCGAGGCAACGGAGAGAAGAATAGTGGCGAGGCAGACATATGAGACCAGTGGTGTGAGGTAACGAAGAGAGAgagtgtcacgatcccaatttttcTCTGTAGATTGTTGTaacggcacatagtctctaagactaggtaagcctaacacgcGGAAGTaaatgaaaacaataatataatcTATAATCACAAAActcaacaacatatatataaaggGAAATCTCTATAACTCAAGTGTATACAATAGCCCAAAACCCGAcgtaatacaagtcacaagctctatgacaATGCCAAGTCATTCCTATACAACTGTGTCTACTAAGGAAAATATAAAaagggatagaaggggactccaaggcctgcggaTGCGGGCATGTATACCTTGAACTCTCCAAATGCAAACTCAGCGTACTAGTGTCGGGACtgataagatatacctggatttgtataaaaagatgtgcagaagcgtagtatgagtataccataatggtacccagtaagtgttaagtctaacctcgatagagtagtgacgacgtcatgtcaaggccctactggagataataagaaacgaGACGAAAGATATAATGATATACTGATAacgacaatggaaatgaaacaaaaagaaaatttaccaaaaattaaCAACACTGAATCAAgatattttttcgatttatttttcataaaattaaaaacctaccctaattagcggtacagttatagatttatataagaACCTactattttattaaaagaaacctaaaaatcgattcGATGTGGTACGATTCGGTCGGATTAATCAATATTTAAATATCTATTAACACCCTAATTACAATGAGGAGAAAGAAATATTTGGTTTATCTCTTGCGGTGGTAATTTGTTAAAAGAGTCAGATGTGCCGAAGATCGGGAGAAAGCAACAATAGCATTTGagcaatattttttaaaaaaacaaagttAAATTGACAAGAGATGGGAAGAACTTCCACCGAAATCAGGAAAAATATGAGTATATGACACTTCTCCTAAATAAGAGAAGAAAAATTCTCTCGGCAGTTATTTTTTATGAGAGAGAAAGAGAACTAAGATATCAAGAATTTAAATATAATCCCTTGTTTTTTAGTAAGAGTTGGAGAATAAATACGTTATTATTAAATACTAGtagtattttatttatatatgctACATTTTGTAATAAAATCTGCAATTATTAGAATAATCCAAATATGGTAATATTAATATAACTACTATTTTATATAAGAGTCCTACAGTGtaaaaatctcttaaaatttacagCCACTTAGTCATTTTaaccatttaattatttttatccaataaaaagttattaataatATACAAGATTTTTAAAATATCTAGAAAAAAATTTCAAATGGTTTTCATTGAAAATATATAGGCGAGGcaatatacaaaaattaagaAAGATTGAAGGTAATTTAAACTGGTTTGGAGTTAAAATTCGTAATTGAAATCGAGTAAAAAAATTTAGTGCTTAAAAAAAATCTTGTTTGGGGGGGTTGTGGGGGGGGAGGTTCTCTCAATAagcttttttttctcttttatattAGTAGATTGATGCAAGTGAATTGACCGaatcatataaaatatattatgTATCTGATTTATCGTCATCAAAGTTTGCTTTTGTTAGCTTACATATGATACCTTAGTACCTCGATCCCAACAGATTTTGGGATATAGCAGTTCAATAGATTTTGGAACTTTTGTCGTTTGTCGTATAATTTATCTGCATTTTTTTGACACTGAAAAATCAAATGAAAGACAATTAACTTTAATGGAAATTCATCAAAATAACTTTTCCTATTTTTGCAATCCAATTCATTATTCCTAGTCCTACAGCTATTATGATTCTCCTTAATAAATATAATGGTATTAAAATTAAAGCTTTTTCTCTTGTAGTTCTAATCCTGTAGTGGTGTTTCTTTCATATACACTTATTAACCatgattaattaatatatataatcaCCTTAATCAACTACTTGACCACGAAAAATTAATGTAGTTACACAGGGTGTGAGCAAGTTTTTCTCGTCCGAAttaatcttcttctttttttttcatttttttttgtgttGGCAAGCCAAACTCTATATATAACTATTTGCCAAAGAGAGGAGTTATTAAAACATCAATGCAAGCTCTTTTAATTGGGTCAATATTTATtagattgaaaataaaaataaaaaatgtgaaATAAAAAATATAGCATTGAAAAGTTATGTTTTCTGGCAATTGTGATTTTTGGGTGAGTTAGTAAAACTATTGTGATTTTTGTGTTagaaaatataattatatgattttgattttaaaaaattatagttatatgaccatttatgaaatttattcaTTCAAAGCACAACTTGTGAAAATGCTATCAATATTACATGCCTGGACTTTTCTTTCCATTATTTTTCTTCCTTTCAACTTATGGGAATGTTAAATAAAAAAAAGGTTGTTACACTTGACAAAATATCTCATATCTTTGCAAAATCAACAGTGTCCTTCCCATCATGAGCTTTCCTGAAGAAATGCTTGACATAATCCGAGTAAAGAACTTGCTTATAAGCTGGCTTTTCACCACTTTCCAACACTTCTTGTAAAGGACCAATAACATCATTTGGCTTAGGATTCACAAATATTGGCACTGAAACTCTGTTGTTGCTTCCATTAGCAACAACACGATGTTCGATACTCTTGTATCGACCATTGCTCAGAATTTGAAGCGCATCGCCAACATTAATAACAAGCGCTCCATTAATCGGAGGGACAGAAAGCCAAGTACTATCATTGTCTAGTTTTCGCACGTAAAGTCCTCCGATATTGTCCTGAAGCAAAATGGTTAAAGTTGAGACATCAGAGTGACGCCCTACCCCGACAGTAAGTTCAGGATTCGGACATTTAGGATAGTAGTTAAGGTTGATCCTCTTTGAACCCATTAGAAGTGATTCTTTAGCTTCATCAATCTCTTTCACATTTAGTCCTTTCATTAATGCTTCCATCAATCTTTTGATCACAAGCTCTGCCTTTTTCATGAATTGAAGTGCTTCATCTCTGAGATCAAACAATAATTAGATAGGTTTTCTTTTGAATATGTTTCTTAACAAGTTAATTTCACATTGGTTCTCTAAATTTTATCCACTGTAACAATAAAGTCGCTAAACAAATATTTGTCGCattaaataattaaactttaCTCACTATAATATTAATTAGcaatgaaattgaccatattaatctttactatctcttcacataaacattcctaacacatactCCAACACTATTCACTCCAAGGGAAatgtaggaaaaaaataattaattcattcttgaaatctggaaaaatcagatattttggaccacaaaaaagggccaaaaaatcacttattatggaccggagggagtagttGGTAAACTTCAATTAATCCAATGTgacaaatattatttttgtgactTTACTATTATAATGGATTAAGTTAATTTACTTTAATATAACAAAAGATAGTTTTTATAAGGGATCTTTATACAAATAGTCAGCTGGATTCATTGTTTCCTTTTCTTAGCCGGTAAATCGATTATATCCCGGCTggatacatagattatatattgatATACACAGTGATATACATATTATACATggcatatacatatattatacatatgcCGTCTAttttaatttaagtggttggatgaccagctatttaggttaatttaAAGTTGGATGATTGTATGTGAAATTAACCTGTTTTTTAACTTGAAGTCgagaaaaacatgaaaattaaaaGAGAATGAAACCTGCAAGCAGGAGGCCAAAAATCAGCAGCTTCTTCATCAGAAACATAGAAGAGGCTAAGGTAATCTTTCCACTCTAAAGCCTTTTCAGCTTGAGGAGTAAAGCTTGTCCCAAAACGAACATTATTTGTAGAAGAGTAATCTTTTGAGTACTTTCTCTTTTCTTCAGCAGGCAAAGCAAAGAACCTATGTGTAGCATCCTTAACATTCTCAAATACTTGAATTGGAATTCCATGATTGACAATCTGAAAAAAGCCCCATTCCTCTGCTGCATTGCATATCGAATTCGCCACTTTTGGATCATTGAAGTTTGACATATCAATGACTGGTATAGATAGTTCTTCAGCCAACTTAACATTGCTCACGTAAATTCGTTCTTCGAGTGGTTGAATATATTGCTTAGGTAGTGTCTGAATTCCCATATCTGCAAGACCTTTCACTCCATGGCCTTCATTTACAACAAAATTCTTGACATTCCATGTGTTGGAACTAAGGAGTGTTGACAATGATGGAGCCATAGTTTTTGATTATTATAACTTCAGTTATTGAGCTTATAATTTGTAAGGAGAAGTAGAAGAATAGATGGATAACTTCAAGTGGTATTGAATGCTATATATATGGTGTCTTTAAGTTTTCAAGATTGCATTCTATTGTAAGCCTACTTTGGTTGCAATTCTCATGCTTTCCTTTTCATGATAATGCTCAAGTTGCATTGATTATTCAATTGCAAATACTTGGCCTTGTACTGGTGCCAAAGTAATTTGCCTTTTGAGTTTAATTTCAATGCACTGACAGTGTAAAAACTATTTACAAAATCACCAATTATAAGATAATTACATATAAATATATGCATCAACGGTAAGttgaatttgatttttttttttaaaagtcaatAAATTGCTATAATATGTTAAATTATACTATCGTAAAAACATTACTGCCAATTTATAAGACTTATATTCTTTGCCTATGTGATTATAGGCCTCGAGTTAAAGTTTTTGATATTTATATTTTGCTAGAAGTTGCTGACATTATGAAGTTTATATTATTAGCAAAACAAAAGGAGCAGAGCCTTGGCATGTTTTACTCAAGTTTCAGTACTCGGGGTTGGTAGAAAGGAGTTGTTGAAATTGCAGTATGTTTAATGGCTAAAACTCTCAATGACTG contains:
- the LOC138910764 gene encoding uncharacterized protein, which encodes MQGEINGLKILIKRESRSAHHIHAFTHQLQVTLVVFSKKSLQVGELVVLISNILNTLGYYLKRMDELRESQKEIIQEALDMGELTTSRGLNQELGLSRACDTRRGSHFKFFNNIILIFGSILNVLESLVLDAHSTDERAMAIEYLRACQTFEIEFMLHLMRDILAITNKLNKCLQKKESKTLQTPCYLLK
- the LOC138910766 gene encoding uncharacterized protein translates to MAYDEAARRLYELKKIEASSSSSSTSDPKNEIQNFSKQSRLTIPQVKEKEVEFSSQNKSVVQEKPQIDLNEFLQQLGIRKIYDYKADKSQDHSISCFIESEVSLKYDSSVANFFADASYN
- the LOC104106751 gene encoding feruloyl CoA ortho-hydroxylase F6H1-3-like, which codes for MAPSLSTLLSSNTWNVKNFVVNEGHGVKGLADMGIQTLPKQYIQPLEERIYVSNVKLAEELSIPVIDMSNFNDPKVANSICNAAEEWGFFQIVNHGIPIQVFENVKDATHRFFALPAEEKRKYSKDYSSTNNVRFGTSFTPQAEKALEWKDYLSLFYVSDEEAADFWPPACRDEALQFMKKAELVIKRLMEALMKGLNVKEIDEAKESLLMGSKRINLNYYPKCPNPELTVGVGRHSDVSTLTILLQDNIGGLYVRKLDNDSTWLSVPPINGALVINVGDALQILSNGRYKSIEHRVVANGSNNRVSVPIFVNPKPNDVIGPLQEVLESGEKPAYKQVLYSDYVKHFFRKAHDGKDTVDFAKI